Proteins found in one Bacillus subtilis subsp. subtilis str. 168 genomic segment:
- the yrpDX gene encoding expressed polypeptide of unknown function (Evidence 1a: Function from experimental evidences in the studied strain; PubMedId: 20709900), giving the protein MRSFPLIVVLFILLIIVGTSFFGGY; this is encoded by the coding sequence ATGAGGTCATTTCCATTAATCGTAGTTCTATTCATCCTATTAATCATCGTTGGGACATCTTTCTTTGGTGGCTATTAA